Proteins from a single region of Neomonachus schauinslandi chromosome 10, ASM220157v2, whole genome shotgun sequence:
- the IL1F10 gene encoding interleukin-1 family member 10, translating to MCSLPMARYYTIKDADQKALYLRGDQLLVGDPNLDSCCAEKICILPNRGLDRTKVPIFLGIQGGSRCLACVETGEGPTLQLEDVNIEDLYKGGEEATRFTFFQRSSGSAFRLEAAAWPGWFLCGPAESQQPIRLVKESEPLAHTEFYFEQSR from the exons ATGTGCTCCCTCCCCATGGCAAGATACTACAC AATTAAGGATGCAGATCAGAAGGCTCTATACTTAAGAGGTGACCAGCTCCTGGTGGGAGATCCCAATTTGGACAGCTGCTGTGCAG aGAAGATCTGCATACTTCCCAACAGAGGCCTGGACCGCACCAAAGTCCCCATCTTCCTGGGGATCCAGGGAGGCAGTCGCTGCCTAGCCTGTGTGGAGACAGGAGAGGGTCCTACCCTGCAGCTGGAG GATGTGAACATCGAGGATCTGTACAAGGGTGGTGAAGAAGCCACACGCTTCACCTTCTTCCAGAGAAGCTCGGGCTCAGCCTTCAGGCTTGAGGCTGCGGCCTGGCCTGGCTGGTTTCTCTGTGGCCCAGCTGAGTCCCAGCAGCCAATACGACTTGTCAAGGAGAGTGAGCCATTGGCCCACACTGAGTTCTACTTTGAACAGAGTCGGTAG
- the IL36RN gene encoding interleukin-36 receptor antagonist protein — protein MVLSGALCFRMKDAALKVLYLHDNQLLAGGLHAGKVIKGEEISVVPNRSLDAKLSPVILGVQGGSQCLSCGTGQEPTLKLEPVNIMELYLGANESKGFTFYRRDTGLTSSFESAAYPGWFLCTVPEADQPLRLTQLSEDASWGNPITDFYFQQCD, from the exons ATGGTCCTGAGTGGGGCACTGTGCTTCCG AATGAAGGATGCGGCCTTGAAGGTGCTTTATCTGCATGATAACCAGCTTCTAGCTGGAGGGCTGCATGCAGGGAAGGTCATCAAAG GCGAGGAGATCAGTGTTGTCCCCAACCGGTCTCTGGATGCCAAGCTGTCTCCAGTCATCCTGGGCGTCCAGGGAGGGAGCCAGTGCCTGTCGTGTGGGACAGGGCAGGAACCGACTCTGAAACTAGAG CCAGTAAACATCATGGAACTCTACCTCGGTGCCAACGAATCTAAGGGCTTCACTTTCTACCGGCGGGACACGGGGCTCACCTCCAGCTTCGAGTCAGCTGCCTACCCAGGCTGGTTCCTCTGCACCGTGCCCGAAGCAGACCAGCCTCTCAGACTTACCCAACTCTCAGAGGATGCCAGCTGGGGCAACCCCATCACAGACTTCTACTTCCAGCAGTGTGACTAG